One Phycisphaeraceae bacterium DNA window includes the following coding sequences:
- the asnB gene encoding asparagine synthase (glutamine-hydrolyzing) yields the protein MCGINGIIDLQGSLGAARLEAMCIAMRDGMLHRGPDDAGVWTSPDGRVSLGHRRLSIIDLRPEGRQPMGNEDGTVQVVFNGEIYGFQPLRAELERQGHLFRSRSDTEVLPHLFESMAPESIAAKVNQLDGMFAFAAWNRREGRLLLARDPFGKKPLYWSCENGLLAFSSELHCFQALPGFRGEVDRDALAEYLMLQYVHAPRSIWRGVHKLEAGSYALIDLPMLAERGAVSGASVAESAPRSEGVRATPAPAIRSQRYWRFEAVGPLRRPSGLSEADEVEHLRTLLLAAVEKRLMSDVPLGAFLSGGVDSSLVVAMIRKELGRPIDSFSIGFGGTRDTEHEFARETAALLGTTHRDEVLEPDAVELVQQIAGELDEPNGDSSCLPTWLLCRFARQFVTVAISGDGGDELFGGYGRYRDTINEQGFGPARWRAKVIAMLRGRHASSPADAYLSPRWLIWMPEEITPLIGSIPAPIAEELAEWRALLDGSQHPLLHRMRTLDANTYMPGAVLAKVDRMSMRHSLEVRSPLLDKAVAGFAMGLSEESCWRPPDETKRILKTLAGRYLPESWMRRRKMGFGLPSNAWSAPTLVAMARDLLLSGDGQVAALVDRSNLSTLVQRQADPQNFSIYRLWPLLVLELWLRRMHAPAGHAPAPRTAAAAHGHLSH from the coding sequence ATGTGTGGCATCAACGGCATCATTGATCTTCAAGGCTCACTCGGTGCAGCGCGCCTCGAAGCGATGTGCATCGCGATGCGCGACGGCATGCTCCATCGAGGTCCCGACGATGCGGGCGTCTGGACCTCGCCCGATGGCCGAGTCTCGCTCGGTCACCGGCGCCTGAGCATCATCGATCTGCGGCCCGAGGGGCGTCAGCCCATGGGCAACGAAGATGGCACCGTCCAGGTCGTCTTCAACGGCGAGATCTATGGCTTCCAGCCGCTGCGCGCGGAGCTTGAGCGGCAGGGACACCTCTTCCGGAGCCGCTCCGACACCGAGGTGCTGCCGCACCTCTTCGAGTCGATGGCGCCCGAGTCGATCGCAGCGAAGGTGAATCAACTCGATGGCATGTTCGCCTTCGCCGCGTGGAATCGACGCGAGGGTCGCCTCCTGCTCGCCAGAGATCCCTTCGGCAAGAAGCCGCTGTACTGGTCGTGCGAAAACGGCCTGCTCGCCTTTTCGAGCGAGCTTCACTGCTTTCAAGCGCTCCCGGGATTCCGCGGTGAGGTCGACCGCGACGCGCTCGCCGAGTACCTGATGCTCCAGTATGTGCACGCGCCGCGCTCCATCTGGCGCGGAGTCCACAAGCTCGAGGCGGGCTCCTACGCGCTCATCGACCTTCCCATGCTTGCCGAGCGTGGGGCGGTGTCGGGCGCGTCGGTCGCCGAGTCCGCGCCGCGATCTGAAGGTGTTCGCGCCACTCCAGCCCCGGCGATCCGGTCGCAGCGCTACTGGCGCTTCGAGGCCGTCGGCCCGCTGCGCCGACCAAGCGGGCTCTCTGAGGCCGATGAGGTTGAGCACCTTCGCACGCTGCTGCTCGCCGCAGTCGAGAAGCGGCTCATGAGCGATGTGCCGCTCGGCGCCTTTCTCTCCGGAGGCGTCGACAGCTCGCTGGTTGTCGCGATGATCCGCAAGGAGCTCGGCCGCCCGATCGACAGTTTCTCGATCGGGTTCGGCGGAACGCGCGACACGGAACACGAGTTCGCAAGGGAAACGGCCGCACTCCTCGGAACCACGCATCGCGACGAGGTCCTCGAGCCCGATGCGGTGGAACTCGTCCAGCAGATCGCCGGTGAGCTCGACGAGCCCAACGGAGATTCGAGCTGCCTTCCGACCTGGCTTCTCTGCCGCTTCGCCCGGCAGTTCGTGACTGTCGCCATCTCGGGTGATGGTGGCGACGAGCTCTTCGGCGGCTACGGTCGCTATCGCGACACGATCAACGAACAGGGGTTCGGTCCCGCCCGTTGGCGCGCGAAGGTCATCGCGATGCTCCGGGGACGCCACGCGTCGTCGCCGGCGGACGCCTACCTCTCGCCGCGCTGGCTCATCTGGATGCCCGAGGAGATCACACCGCTCATCGGCTCGATCCCCGCGCCGATCGCCGAGGAGCTGGCGGAGTGGCGCGCCCTGCTCGACGGATCGCAACATCCGCTGCTCCATCGAATGCGCACCCTCGACGCCAACACCTACATGCCGGGTGCCGTTCTTGCCAAGGTCGATCGCATGAGCATGCGACACTCGCTCGAAGTGCGATCTCCGCTGCTCGACAAGGCCGTTGCGGGTTTCGCGATGGGATTGAGCGAAGAGAGCTGCTGGCGCCCGCCCGATGAAACGAAGCGCATTCTGAAGACCCTCGCCGGTCGATACCTGCCCGAGTCATGGATGCGGCGCCGCAAGATGGGCTTCGGCCTTCCATCAAACGCCTGGAGCGCCCCGACACTCGTGGCGATGGCGCGCGATCTCCTTCTCTCGGGCGATGGCCAGGTGGCCGCGCTCGTCGATCGCTCGAACCTCTCGACGCTGGTGCAGCGCCAGGCCGATCCACAGAACTTCTCGATCTATCGGCTCTGGCCGCTGCTCGTGCTGGAGCTCTGGCTCCGACGCATGCACGCGCCAGCCGGGCACGCTCCTGCACCGAGAACCGCCGCCGCCGCCCACGGTCACCTCTCACACTGA
- a CDS encoding ABC transporter ATP-binding protein, whose protein sequence is MNAATPSGTSHATVLMPPPPQDSSPIIEIEGLSKCYRVYPRPRDLLIELLLRRKAHIEAWALRDLSLNIRRGEVVGIMGRNGAGKSTLLKILMGTMAPTSGRVQIHGRISGILELGTGFHPEFTGRQNIILGGMCLGMSRQEIEARMESIIDFSELARVIDQPFKTYSTGMQARLTFATAASVDPDVFVVDEALAVGDARFQRKCTDRFRQMVAAGRTILLVSHNTNAVVTLCTRAVLLDGGRVVINDTPRVVANEYHRMLFGERGALEESAGIEPKAASPKAAPTAALEKVSPDEGGAASAAGAAAVSSTDAASTAAPTSTPTGDVSPFKFGDGRVEIVDCAIIGPDGRPTTLLHPGERVRFEMTAVCHREITDLVASFYIKDPRGVEIHGTDTQLLEVPPPPMQAGQVFRVVMDLHNLLGAGDYLLSYGLGDSEGYKYDYRHDALVFRVTQNPRIYHACKVDLEVTYRFELMGAPSL, encoded by the coding sequence GTGAACGCCGCCACGCCCTCCGGAACCTCGCACGCGACCGTGCTGATGCCGCCGCCACCGCAGGACTCCTCGCCGATCATTGAGATCGAGGGTCTCTCGAAGTGCTACCGCGTCTATCCGCGCCCGCGCGATCTGCTCATCGAGCTCCTTCTGCGACGCAAGGCGCACATCGAGGCGTGGGCGCTGCGTGATCTCTCGCTGAACATCCGACGAGGCGAGGTCGTGGGCATCATGGGGCGCAACGGGGCCGGCAAGAGCACTTTGCTCAAGATCCTCATGGGGACGATGGCGCCGACCTCGGGTCGTGTCCAGATTCACGGCCGGATCTCGGGCATTCTGGAACTGGGCACGGGCTTTCATCCCGAGTTCACGGGGCGACAGAACATCATCCTCGGTGGCATGTGCCTCGGGATGTCACGGCAGGAGATTGAGGCTCGCATGGAGTCGATCATCGACTTCAGCGAGTTGGCGCGCGTGATCGACCAGCCCTTCAAGACCTACTCGACGGGCATGCAGGCGCGACTGACCTTCGCCACGGCTGCGAGCGTCGATCCTGATGTCTTTGTGGTCGATGAGGCGCTCGCTGTGGGCGATGCTCGATTTCAGCGCAAGTGCACCGATCGATTCCGGCAGATGGTGGCCGCAGGCCGCACGATTCTTCTCGTTTCGCACAACACCAACGCCGTCGTCACCCTGTGCACGCGCGCCGTGCTGCTCGATGGCGGGCGCGTGGTGATCAACGACACGCCACGCGTGGTTGCCAACGAATACCACCGGATGCTCTTCGGTGAGCGCGGCGCCCTCGAGGAGAGCGCGGGCATCGAGCCGAAGGCCGCATCTCCCAAAGCGGCGCCGACGGCCGCGCTCGAGAAGGTGTCTCCCGATGAGGGCGGCGCCGCGAGTGCCGCCGGCGCGGCAGCGGTCTCCTCGACGGACGCAGCGTCAACCGCCGCCCCGACCTCCACGCCCACGGGCGATGTCTCACCCTTCAAGTTCGGAGATGGCCGCGTGGAGATCGTCGACTGCGCCATCATCGGTCCCGATGGCCGCCCCACGACGCTGCTCCATCCCGGGGAGCGCGTGCGCTTCGAGATGACGGCCGTCTGCCACCGCGAGATCACCGACCTCGTCGCCAGCTTCTACATCAAGGACCCGCGCGGCGTCGAGATCCACGGCACCGACACGCAACTGCTGGAAGTCCCGCCTCCGCCCATGCAGGCGGGCCAGGTCTTCCGCGTCGTCATGGACTTGCACAATCTTCTGGGCGCCGGCGACTACCTGCTGAGCTACGGTCTCGGAGATTCCGAGGGCTACAAGTACGACTATCGGCATGATGCGCTCGTCTTTCGAGTCACGCAGAATCCGCGCATCTATCACGCCTGCAAGGTCGACCTCGAAGTCACCTATCGCTTCGAACTGATGGGCGCCCCATCGCTCTGA
- a CDS encoding ABC transporter permease: MAFISIIHRHRALLWELLKREFGERYAGSALGWLWLMAHQFFLVALYVFVFAIVFPSRIAISVEMPRDYVTYILAGLVPWLAVAESLSRSPGVFVGNANLVKQVVFPIDLLPVRAVLAAMTSQGVALLLLLGWMIWRGGHIPPTVLLLPVLLVLQLVLLTGISLLLGSLAVYLRDIKEFVQLFVTAGLFLVPVLYLPEWLDRLWPGVRWLLYLNPFSYLVWCSQDLLYFGRIEHPASWVILPILACAAFIFGRLVFERLRVGFGEHL, translated from the coding sequence ATGGCGTTCATCTCCATCATTCATCGCCACCGCGCTCTTCTCTGGGAACTCCTGAAGCGCGAATTCGGCGAGCGCTATGCAGGCAGCGCCCTTGGTTGGCTCTGGCTGATGGCCCACCAGTTCTTCCTGGTGGCGCTCTATGTCTTCGTCTTCGCGATCGTCTTCCCGAGCCGCATTGCGATCTCCGTGGAGATGCCCCGCGACTATGTCACCTACATCCTGGCGGGACTCGTCCCGTGGCTGGCGGTGGCCGAGTCGCTCTCGCGAAGCCCCGGCGTCTTCGTGGGGAACGCCAATCTCGTGAAGCAGGTCGTCTTTCCCATCGATCTGCTCCCGGTCCGCGCGGTGCTCGCCGCAATGACCAGCCAGGGCGTGGCGCTGCTGCTGCTTCTGGGCTGGATGATCTGGCGCGGAGGTCACATTCCGCCGACCGTGCTCCTTCTGCCGGTGCTGCTGGTCCTGCAACTGGTGCTCCTCACCGGCATTTCGCTGTTGCTCGGGTCGCTTGCGGTCTACCTCCGCGACATCAAGGAGTTCGTGCAGCTCTTCGTGACCGCGGGTCTCTTCCTGGTCCCGGTGCTCTACCTGCCGGAGTGGCTCGATCGCCTCTGGCCTGGGGTCCGATGGCTGCTCTATCTCAATCCGTTCAGCTATCTCGTCTGGTGCTCGCAGGACCTTCTCTACTTCGGGCGCATTGAGCATCCGGCGTCGTGGGTGATTCTTCCCATCCTCGCGTGTGCCGCGTTCATCTTCGGCAGGCTCGTCTTCGAGCGCCTGCGTGTCGGCTTCGGAGAACACCTGTGA
- a CDS encoding glycosyltransferase, whose amino-acid sequence MHVYDRFFFPRGPLLRRAARWGINTMRRVAPGLADRLAPLRRVLLKRVYDDPNFQSESAEQLVSRPQAEVQTASKSESARVRGEEAVTAVPSVPKKSLRDLSIVHIIGSLQAGGAERQVVYTLAGLRARGYRRAELIVTQGLERDKGHYLPSLQKEGVPVTISGRVMDPAFEARVREAPEVVERVRGVPGFLRPQVPDLVGELLIRRPAIVHCWLDHTNLWGGIAAAIAGVPSIILSTRNVSPVHMPHLREPWFEQWYGVLAARPGVTFVNNSQAGALDYAQWLGLPPERFRVILNGVDFSHLEVPPPSVRAQMRRDAGIPPTARLLTGVFRMADEKQPLTFVEVAEKVLDRVPEAHVVLVGTGRLERDVRRRMRGSRHASRMHHLGRRSDVPAILAESHAFLLTSKAEGTPNVLLEAQHLGVPVVTTAAGGAGDAIDDGVTGVVRPIGDVSGLTEAVVRLFHDASWHRELAASGPRRVAERFGLDRMIEETEALYSDLQGATD is encoded by the coding sequence ATGCATGTGTACGACCGATTCTTCTTCCCGCGCGGCCCGCTCCTTCGCCGCGCGGCGCGCTGGGGAATCAACACCATGCGTCGCGTCGCGCCGGGGTTGGCCGATCGACTGGCGCCACTGCGTCGGGTGCTGTTGAAGCGCGTCTACGACGATCCGAACTTTCAGAGCGAGTCGGCGGAGCAACTGGTCTCTCGACCGCAGGCCGAGGTCCAGACCGCGAGCAAATCAGAGTCCGCGCGAGTGCGTGGGGAAGAGGCGGTGACGGCCGTTCCGTCGGTACCGAAGAAGTCGCTTCGTGACCTCTCCATTGTTCACATCATCGGCAGCCTTCAGGCTGGAGGCGCCGAGCGGCAGGTCGTCTACACGCTCGCAGGGCTCCGCGCCCGTGGGTACCGCCGCGCCGAGTTGATCGTCACCCAGGGTCTGGAGCGCGACAAGGGGCACTACCTTCCTTCGCTCCAGAAGGAGGGGGTGCCGGTGACCATCTCCGGGAGAGTGATGGATCCCGCGTTCGAAGCGCGCGTGCGCGAGGCTCCGGAGGTCGTTGAGCGCGTGCGCGGCGTTCCCGGATTCCTTCGCCCACAGGTGCCCGATCTCGTCGGTGAGTTGCTCATTCGGCGCCCGGCCATCGTCCATTGCTGGCTCGATCACACAAACCTCTGGGGCGGGATCGCCGCTGCCATCGCGGGCGTTCCATCCATCATTCTCAGCACGCGCAATGTGAGCCCGGTGCACATGCCGCACCTGCGTGAGCCGTGGTTTGAGCAGTGGTACGGCGTTCTGGCCGCTCGCCCCGGCGTCACCTTCGTCAACAACTCACAGGCTGGCGCGCTCGACTACGCGCAGTGGCTCGGCCTTCCGCCCGAGCGTTTCCGAGTGATCCTCAATGGCGTGGACTTCTCCCATCTGGAGGTGCCTCCGCCTTCAGTTCGAGCGCAGATGCGGCGTGATGCAGGCATTCCACCGACCGCGCGGCTCCTCACCGGCGTCTTCCGCATGGCTGATGAGAAGCAGCCGCTCACCTTCGTGGAGGTGGCGGAGAAGGTGCTCGACCGAGTGCCCGAAGCTCATGTCGTGCTCGTCGGGACAGGTCGACTGGAGCGCGATGTTCGTCGGCGCATGCGAGGCTCGCGCCACGCGTCGCGCATGCACCACCTTGGTCGTCGCAGCGATGTTCCTGCGATTCTCGCCGAGAGCCACGCCTTTCTTCTCACCTCCAAGGCGGAGGGGACACCGAATGTGCTCCTCGAAGCCCAGCACCTCGGTGTGCCCGTCGTGACCACGGCGGCCGGAGGCGCGGGCGACGCTATTGACGATGGCGTGACCGGAGTGGTGCGACCGATCGGTGATGTCAGCGGACTCACCGAAGCGGTGGTGCGCCTCTTCCACGACGCCTCGTGGCACCGCGAGTTGGCTGCATCGGGGCCTCGCCGCGTCGCCGAGCGATTCGGACTCGATCGCATGATCGAAGAGACTGAAGCGCTCTATTCGGATTTGCAGGGCGCGACGGATTAG
- a CDS encoding O-antigen ligase family protein, which produces MRWLTGVVVVGALLLSVALGTLGLAPFPATVSLDPQAIEHDDALAWRTRDRPLHGWFVSAVSEGEWSLWPVEATLLEDGRPLEPARSSHDEIRREGAGRWSLWLGQVYFSTGDESDPTSGLRAYLLSAPLRPTPLLLVLWGASLVAALLLLRRESSAIRRLSDPLISAVAPRPAASDPVAWSPAAPLLLAGAMALTFSGWYGAMRLLEWDVDRGPEQRAAILPYLSVVDFVLVALFVLTVIASRVRPSKVVTVVLLLITLCLAAAGIDRAGQLDWQPQITGVIAGLRFAFAFTAAWCLARAGGLRAITPTMIAMAAIWIPGVAIAAWRGTGQFIEVGGHFPSFAGMVLALLTIFALHRGALVPAVIPAVSILATGSRVSVIAWPIAVLAPVLRFGRSALPFLPGGPSASEVGERAPSRRAVIGAAGVLAFGVAVIFSSERLRSYLLSKLSSTTWLSMGRRLEMTGWTINTIQATGWSWFGWGCGRAPSFIQEGIRLGTMPSDWGNLHVIWLQWLVELGIFALPLIALVAISTVRAWVRAPLPAALWTYFLLSQSIDYWLWSRDGLLLWGVMLGVAEGMRRSTAPASATEST; this is translated from the coding sequence ATGAGGTGGCTCACCGGCGTGGTCGTCGTCGGAGCACTCCTTCTCTCCGTCGCTTTGGGAACGCTGGGGCTCGCGCCATTTCCCGCCACGGTGTCACTCGATCCGCAGGCGATCGAGCACGATGATGCGCTGGCGTGGCGGACCCGGGATCGTCCGCTGCACGGCTGGTTCGTCTCCGCCGTAAGCGAGGGCGAGTGGTCGCTATGGCCGGTCGAAGCGACGCTTCTCGAAGATGGCCGGCCACTCGAGCCCGCACGCTCTTCACACGATGAGATTCGTCGCGAGGGCGCTGGCCGATGGAGCCTCTGGCTCGGGCAGGTCTACTTCTCGACCGGTGATGAGAGCGATCCAACTTCGGGGCTTCGCGCCTATCTCCTTTCCGCGCCACTGCGACCGACGCCGCTTCTGCTCGTGCTTTGGGGTGCCAGCCTGGTCGCGGCGCTCCTCCTTCTGCGACGCGAGTCATCGGCGATTCGTCGTCTCAGCGATCCGCTGATCAGCGCCGTGGCGCCGAGGCCTGCGGCGAGCGATCCCGTGGCGTGGTCACCCGCCGCGCCGCTCCTCCTCGCCGGTGCGATGGCGCTGACCTTCAGCGGCTGGTACGGCGCCATGCGTCTCCTCGAGTGGGATGTCGACCGTGGCCCCGAGCAGCGAGCGGCGATCCTGCCCTACCTCTCCGTCGTCGACTTCGTGCTGGTGGCTCTCTTCGTTCTCACCGTGATCGCCTCGCGCGTGCGACCCTCGAAGGTGGTCACCGTGGTCCTCCTTCTCATCACGCTCTGCCTTGCGGCGGCTGGCATCGATCGCGCCGGTCAACTCGACTGGCAGCCGCAGATCACCGGCGTCATCGCGGGTCTGCGCTTCGCGTTCGCCTTCACCGCCGCGTGGTGCTTGGCCCGAGCGGGCGGCCTTCGTGCGATCACGCCGACCATGATCGCGATGGCCGCGATCTGGATCCCGGGAGTCGCCATCGCCGCGTGGCGAGGCACGGGTCAGTTCATCGAAGTCGGCGGTCACTTTCCGAGCTTCGCGGGCATGGTCCTCGCACTCCTGACGATCTTCGCGCTGCATCGAGGGGCGCTGGTGCCGGCGGTCATTCCCGCGGTGTCGATTCTTGCAACCGGAAGCCGCGTTTCGGTCATCGCTTGGCCCATCGCGGTGCTTGCGCCGGTCCTGCGATTCGGTCGATCGGCGCTGCCGTTTCTGCCCGGCGGGCCGAGCGCGAGTGAAGTGGGCGAGCGTGCGCCATCGCGCCGCGCCGTGATCGGCGCCGCAGGAGTTCTCGCCTTCGGTGTCGCCGTCATCTTCTCTTCGGAGCGACTTCGGTCGTATCTCCTGTCCAAGCTCTCATCGACCACCTGGCTCTCCATGGGGCGGCGTCTTGAGATGACCGGGTGGACCATCAACACGATTCAGGCCACGGGATGGTCATGGTTTGGATGGGGCTGCGGGCGTGCGCCGTCGTTCATCCAGGAGGGCATTCGACTCGGCACCATGCCGAGCGACTGGGGCAATCTCCATGTCATCTGGTTGCAGTGGCTGGTCGAGCTCGGCATCTTCGCGCTGCCGCTGATCGCGCTCGTCGCCATCTCGACCGTGCGCGCGTGGGTCCGGGCGCCGCTTCCGGCGGCGCTCTGGACCTACTTCCTTCTCTCGCAGAGCATCGACTACTGGCTCTGGTCGCGCGACGGGCTCCTCCTCTGGGGAGTCATGTTGGGCGTGGCCGAAGGCATGCGTCGCTCGACCGCGCCCGCGAGCGCAACAGAGTCAACCTGA
- a CDS encoding polysaccharide biosynthesis protein, with product MLGTLDRLSRRQKQVLMGFADAAVLVAAVYGGVAMRLGTFTPDLTPYWPIMALAPVVGIPCFAFLGLYREIIRYVGPRIAILLAKGTLATTVVLIAASFLVINRGSGVSRAAFFGFACLTMIGCGGLRLAARSYLRSLSLTGREHVCIYGAGQAGAGLLAMLAADPTRAVAFIVDDDPRLQGRRIRGVPVHDPANLGELVARHRITTVMLAMPSIGVRRRREIIDVIRGLGRRVLTVPSLREIADGRARIDQLRPVAIEDLLGRSPIPPDPRLVAQTVSDRSVMVTGAGGSIGSELCRQALRQRPTRLIMVDSCEFNLYSIDAEITNSARRLGVAPVIESVLASVEDATRLEAVLRKHGVETLYHAAAYKHVPLVEANEIAGVRNNVIGTWRAAEAAEAAGVRTFVLISTDKAVRPSSVMGASKRFAELILQGFAFRGSPMRCINVRFGNVLGSSGSVIPLFRRQIEEGGPVTVTHPEVTRYFMTIPEASELVLQAASMGRGGEVFVLDMGEPVKIYDLARNMVELSGRTVRDDQRPDGDIEIIFTGLRPGEKLYEELVIGRDVDGTAHSQIMRSRDEHPGWEATLGLLHELEFAIDQQDVRAVRRTLEKAVPEYRQDKAARG from the coding sequence ATGCTCGGGACGCTCGACCGGCTCTCGCGCCGACAGAAGCAAGTCCTCATGGGCTTCGCCGATGCTGCCGTGCTTGTCGCGGCGGTCTATGGCGGCGTTGCCATGAGGCTGGGGACCTTCACGCCCGACCTGACCCCCTATTGGCCCATCATGGCGCTGGCGCCCGTGGTCGGGATTCCGTGCTTTGCGTTCCTCGGGCTCTACCGCGAGATCATTCGGTATGTCGGCCCCCGCATCGCCATTCTGCTGGCGAAGGGAACGCTGGCCACCACCGTCGTCCTGATTGCCGCGAGCTTCCTCGTCATCAATCGCGGCAGCGGTGTCTCCCGTGCGGCCTTCTTCGGCTTCGCCTGCCTCACGATGATCGGCTGTGGCGGGCTGCGGCTGGCGGCCCGCTCCTATCTGCGATCGCTTTCGCTCACCGGGCGCGAGCATGTCTGCATCTATGGCGCCGGGCAGGCGGGCGCGGGGCTACTCGCCATGCTTGCGGCCGATCCCACGCGCGCGGTCGCCTTCATTGTTGATGACGACCCCCGACTCCAGGGCCGGCGCATCCGCGGCGTGCCTGTGCACGATCCCGCCAACCTCGGTGAGCTTGTCGCGCGGCATCGGATCACCACCGTCATGCTCGCCATGCCGTCGATCGGCGTGCGCCGCCGTCGCGAGATCATCGATGTCATCCGGGGACTCGGGCGTCGCGTGCTCACCGTTCCATCGTTGCGTGAGATTGCCGATGGTCGGGCGCGCATCGATCAACTGCGTCCAGTTGCGATCGAGGATCTCCTGGGCCGAAGTCCAATTCCTCCCGATCCGCGCCTGGTGGCGCAGACTGTGTCGGATCGAAGCGTCATGGTGACCGGCGCCGGTGGCTCGATCGGAAGCGAACTCTGCCGCCAGGCGCTTCGGCAGCGCCCGACGCGGCTCATCATGGTCGATTCGTGCGAGTTCAACCTCTACTCGATCGATGCGGAGATCACGAACTCGGCTCGACGGCTCGGCGTGGCTCCAGTCATCGAATCTGTGCTCGCATCGGTGGAAGATGCCACGCGCCTCGAGGCGGTGCTTCGCAAGCACGGGGTCGAGACGCTCTACCACGCCGCCGCGTACAAGCATGTGCCGCTGGTCGAGGCGAATGAGATCGCCGGCGTCCGCAACAATGTCATCGGAACCTGGCGCGCGGCCGAGGCGGCGGAAGCCGCGGGCGTGCGCACATTCGTGCTCATCTCGACTGACAAGGCCGTTCGTCCATCGAGCGTGATGGGTGCCAGCAAGCGCTTCGCGGAGTTGATCCTCCAGGGCTTCGCCTTCCGCGGCAGCCCGATGCGCTGCATCAATGTCCGCTTCGGCAATGTGCTGGGCTCGTCCGGCAGCGTCATCCCCCTCTTCCGTCGGCAGATCGAGGAAGGCGGGCCCGTGACGGTGACCCACCCGGAGGTGACTCGCTACTTCATGACCATTCCCGAAGCGAGCGAGCTCGTGCTTCAGGCGGCGTCGATGGGCCGCGGCGGCGAGGTCTTCGTGCTCGACATGGGCGAGCCGGTCAAGATCTATGATCTCGCGCGGAACATGGTGGAGCTCTCGGGGCGCACGGTGCGCGACGACCAGCGGCCCGACGGAGACATCGAGATCATCTTCACCGGACTCAGGCCCGGGGAAAAGCTCTACGAGGAGCTCGTCATCGGCCGCGATGTCGATGGCACCGCGCATTCGCAGATCATGCGCTCGCGCGATGAGCACCCCGGCTGGGAGGCGACGCTTGGTCTCCTCCATGAACTTGAGTTCGCCATCGATCAGCAGGATGTCCGTGCCGTTCGACGGACACTTGAGAAGGCCGTGCCGGAGTACCGCCAGGACAAGGCCGCGCGCGGATGA
- a CDS encoding DegT/DnrJ/EryC1/StrS aminotransferase family protein, with product MSSGPLAHAPWPHFDQEMIDAAASVLRSGRVNWWTGSECRTFEREWCDTFGLTHALAMANGSVSLEVALKALGIGPGDEVIVTPRSYVASASCVALVGATPIFADIDRRSQNLSAETIEAVITPRTKAIIPVHLYGWPCDMPAIMAVARRHGLKVIEDCAQAHGATIDDRPVGSFGDFASWSFCQDKIITTGGEGGMLTTANESLWKVAWSLSQHGKSWEQAMAPPSAPGFRWLIERMGSNYRMTEMQAAIGRVQLRRLPAWIAARQRNAATLRAVLEESPLIDLRWPSPREGHVFYRVAAQVRPEALAPGWSRDRIMTEISALGVPCFVGVCPEIQLECAFQPPGGGPNTSLPTAAEVGARSLAFLVHPTIDAHAMDACAAVVAQVLARAAKRAPARC from the coding sequence ATGAGTTCGGGCCCTCTCGCCCACGCCCCGTGGCCACACTTTGACCAGGAGATGATCGACGCCGCCGCGTCGGTCCTCCGTTCAGGCCGAGTCAACTGGTGGACCGGCTCCGAATGCCGCACCTTCGAGCGCGAGTGGTGCGACACCTTCGGCTTGACGCATGCGCTCGCCATGGCGAATGGAAGTGTCTCACTGGAGGTGGCCCTGAAGGCGCTCGGGATCGGTCCCGGTGATGAGGTCATCGTGACGCCTCGGAGCTATGTCGCGAGCGCCTCTTGCGTGGCGCTCGTGGGTGCGACCCCCATCTTCGCCGACATCGATCGTCGCTCTCAGAATCTCTCGGCGGAAACCATCGAGGCGGTGATCACGCCGAGAACGAAGGCGATCATCCCTGTGCACCTCTACGGCTGGCCCTGTGACATGCCCGCGATCATGGCGGTCGCGCGGCGGCATGGCCTGAAAGTCATCGAGGATTGCGCCCAGGCGCATGGCGCGACGATCGATGACCGGCCCGTCGGCTCATTCGGCGACTTTGCGAGCTGGTCGTTCTGCCAGGACAAGATCATCACCACCGGTGGTGAAGGTGGCATGCTGACAACTGCGAACGAGTCTCTCTGGAAAGTCGCGTGGAGCCTCTCCCAGCATGGCAAGTCGTGGGAGCAGGCGATGGCGCCTCCCAGCGCACCAGGGTTCCGATGGCTGATCGAGCGCATGGGCTCGAACTACCGCATGACCGAAATGCAGGCGGCCATCGGGCGAGTGCAACTGAGGCGCCTTCCGGCGTGGATTGCGGCGCGGCAGCGCAACGCCGCGACGCTGCGCGCCGTCCTCGAAGAGTCCCCGCTGATCGACCTCCGGTGGCCGTCGCCGCGCGAAGGTCATGTCTTCTATCGCGTGGCGGCGCAGGTTCGACCAGAGGCGCTTGCGCCGGGCTGGTCGCGCGACCGAATCATGACGGAGATCTCCGCGCTGGGTGTGCCCTGCTTCGTCGGGGTCTGCCCCGAGATCCAACTTGAGTGTGCGTTCCAGCCTCCCGGCGGAGGACCGAACACATCCCTGCCGACCGCCGCCGAGGTCGGCGCGAGGTCGCTGGCCTTCCTGGTCCATCCGACGATCGACGCCCACGCCATGGACGCATGTGCGGCCGTGGTGGCGCAGGTGCTTGCGCGGGCGGCGAAGCGGGCCCCGGCTCGGTGCTAA